The window CCGCCTGACACGAACGCCCCGGATGCTGCATCCGGGGCGTTCGTTCGTCCCGGCGCGGCGGCTGTGACGTAACACGGACGCGGAGGCGCGAGGACGCCGGGACAATGGAGGGATGGACTGGCAGACCTCCGAGGACACGGTGCCGAGCGCTCCTGTCACGGAGGCGGACGCCCGACTCGCCCGCGGTCGGCCGCCGGCGAGCGGTGCGTGGCGCGACGGGGATCCCGCCGGCGACCGCCGGTTCGCGGCCTTCCGCGGCTTCCGCACCGAGAACGGGGCCGTACTCCCCGTCGCACGCCTGGCGTATGAGAGCTGGGGCGAGCTCTCCCCGGCCGGCGACAACGCGATCCTCATCCTGCACGCGCTGACCGGTGACAGCCATGTGCGCGGCGAGGCCGGCAGAGCCCACCCCACCGACGGATGGTGGGACGAGATCGTCGGACCGGGTGCCGCGATCGACACCGACCGCTGGTTCGTCGTCGCCCCCAACATGCTCGGCGGCTGCCAGGGCTCGACCGGTCCTGCCACCATCGCTCCCGACGGCACCGAGTGGGGTGCGCGCTTCCCGTACCTCACGATCCGTGACCAGATCGCGGCCCAGGCGCTGCTTGCGGACGAGCTCGGCATCGGCAGCTGGCGCGCCGTGGTCGGCGGTTCCATGGGCGGCATGCACGCACTCGAGTGGGGAGCGACCTACCCCGAGCGCGTGGAGCGCCTGGCGGTGCTGGCCGCACCGCCGCTGACCACGGCCGACCAGATCGCCCTGAACTCGGTGCAGCTCGAGGCCATCCGCATCGATCCGGGCTACGCCGGCGGCGACTACTACGACGCGCCCGCCGGCGAGGGCCCCCACCGCGGTCTCGCGCTGGCACGGCGGATGGCGCTGCTGAACTACCGCAGCCCCACCGAGCTGAACCTCCGCTTCCAGCGCTCCTGGCAGTCGGAGGTGAGCCCGCTGGGGCGCGGCGGGCGCTTCGCGGTGGAGTCCTACCTCGACTTCCACGGCAACAAGTTCACGCGCCGCTTCGACGCCAACAGCTACCTCACCCTCGTCGAGGCGATGAACTCGCACGATGTCGGCCGCGAGCGCGGCGGCGTCGAAGACGCTCTGGGGCGCATCACCGCGCGCACCCTCGTGCTCGGTATCGACAGCGACCGCCTCTTCCCCGTCGAGGGGCAGCACCGCATCGCCCACGGCATCCGCGACACGCTCGACGGCGACAAGGCAGCCGTCATCACGAGCGATTACGGCCACGACGGCTTCCTCATCGAGACGGATGCGGTCGCCCACCACCTGGGCCGGCTCCTCGACGCGTAGCAGCCGCCCTCACGAGGCGGACGTCGAGGAGTGCGCGTAGACGATCGGAACGCCGCGACGGCGTTCGACACCGTAGGCGGTGAGCGCGATCGCGAGTCCCGCGGCGGCGAGGGCCGCGCCGACCCAGGACGGAGCGACGAAGCCCCAGCCCGCGGCGATCACCGCACCACCGAGAGCGGCGCCGAGGCTGTTGCCGATGTTGAGGGCGGAGTGGTTGAGCGCGGCGGCGATCGACTGGTTATCGCCCGCCACATCCATGAGCCGCGTCTGGATCGCGGGGCTGAGCGCCGATGCGACGGCACCCACGACGAACACCATGATCGCGAGCGCCCAGATCCAGGCGGCGGTCAGGGCGAGAACGGCCAGCGACACAGCCAGCACCCCGAGGCCGAGCAGCAGCGTCCGGCGCAGATTGACATCGGAGAGGTGCCCGCCCAGCAGGTTGCCGACCGTCATACCGAGTCCCATGCCGACGAGCACGAGCGGCACGACAGCCTGCGGCGCGTCGGCCACCTCCGTCACCAGCGGCGCCACGTAGCTGTACACCGCGAAGAATCCGCCGAACCCGATCGAGCCGATCCCCAGGGTGAACCACACCTGAGGGATGCGGAACACGCCCAGCTCCGCCCGCAGCGTGCGCCCCGGCTGCCCGGGAGCGCGCGGCACGAAGAGCGCGATGCAGATGGTGGCGAGCGCGAAGATCGCGGCGACCACGCCGAACGCGACCCGCCACCCGAACTGCTGTCCGAGGTATGTGCCGGCAGGGACCCCGACCACATTCGCGACGGTGAGTCCGGTCAGCACGAAGGCGACACCCTGCGCACGCCGTCCCGGCCCGAGCACGTCCGCCGCCACGAGCGCCCCGATCCCGAAGTACGCGCCGTGCGGGAGCCCCGCCAGAAACCGCGAGACCGCGACCAGCTCGAAGTTCGGTGCGATCACGGTGAGAGCGTTGAAGACGGTCAGCGCCAGGGCGAGGGCGACCATCACCCGGTGGCGCGGGAACCGCGCGACGAGCCCCGCGATGGTCGGCGCGCCGACGACGACGCCGAGCGCGTAGAGGCTGATCAGCCAGCCGGCCTGAGCGATGGCCGCATCCGGGTCCGCCGCCGACTGGGCCGGCAGCAGCGCCCCCGCGATGTCGGGCAGCAGACCCATGACCGTGAACTCGGTCATCCCGATGCCGAAGCTGCCGATGGCGAGAGAGAGGAGCGCCCACATCGCCGCCCCCTTCGTCTGGGTCGAAGAGGTCACCGGATCATGTTAGTCACGCCGGCAGAGGCCGCCGAATCGTTTCGCCCGCCGGATCGTCAGGCCGAAGGCGCGTCGCCCGACGCCGCATCCTCGATCGCCCGCTCGAGTCGCTCGATCTTGGCGTCCAGCTCGCCGGTGTACCCGGGGCGGATGTCGGCCTTCAGCACCAGCGAGACACGCGAGCCGAACGGCAGCACGGCGTCGGTGGCCGCCTTCACGACGGCGAACACCTCGTCCCACTCCCCTTCGATCTCGGTGAACATCGAACTCGTGCGGTGCGGGAGCCCCGAATCGCGCACGACCTTCACGGCGGCGGCCACCGCGTCGTGCACGGAGCCGTCTGCGCGGCCGGTTCCGCTGGGGGCGACGGAGAAAGCGACGAGCATTCCGATCCTTACGTCAGGCGGCGAGGACGCCGGGTTTGCGGGCGAAGCTCGAGCGTGTGCGCACCCGAGCGAGCTTGACCACCGCCCACGCGGCGATCACGACGAGCAGGATGTTGCGGACCGTGATCACCACGACCGGGAACGGCAGTGCCACCAGCAGGTCGAAGTAGACCATCGGATAGATGATCTGCGTCGCGCCTGCGATCGCCAGCACGAGGACGGCCGGACCGAACCAGCGCTTGCGGTCCAGGACCAGCGCGATCACGAGCGGCACGCTCAGCCACACCATGTACTGGGGCGAGCCGACCTTGTTCAGGGCGATGAATGCAGCGACGAGCGCGAGCGAGAGCGTCGGGAAGACAGCGCTGAAGTGCGCACCCCGCCACATCTTGTACGCACCCAGCGCCGCGATGCCCAGCACCCCGACGGCCAGCAGCGGCGTCATCACGGCGATCACCGGGTTGACGGCGGGGCCCGACACCTCGAACGTCAGCAGGTCGGGGTCGTAGAAGATCTGCGACGGTCCGCCGAGCATCGCGTCCCATAGGTAGAACGTGCTGACCGGTGATTCCACCTGCAGCCCACGACCGGTCTGGTCGCTGACGAACCCGAACGCGTAGGCCGCACCGCCCAGGAGCACGACCGCTCCCAGCGTCACGCCGCTGACGGCGGCGGCCGCACCGATCACGGCGAGACGGCGGCGAACAGCGATGACCGCGGCCGCCAGGATGGCCGCCGGCCACACCTTGATCCACGTCGCCACCGCGAGGAGGGCGGCTCCGAGCCACGGACGGCCGACCAGCCACAACGCTCCCATGATCCCGAGGGGCACCGTCACCGCATCCAGTCGGTAGAGCGCGACCGGGCCCATCAGCGCGATGAACGCGAGCCAGAACCAGGCCGCCGTGACACGTCCACGGGAGCGCCCGCGCCCCACGAGGACGGCGAAGGCCGCGGCGTCGACGAGGCCCACCATGATCGCCCACGCCGGCGTGTACGACACCGCCCAGGCGAACAGCCACGTGGCGAGCATGGGGAGCATCGCGAGCTGCGGGTAGACCCAGGCGTCGGTGAGCCCGACGAAGCCGTAGTAGGCGCTGACCTCCTGACCCGTCGCCGTATCGGTCTGCGGCCACCATCCGCCGTTGAGGTACGCCCCCGACCACGGCTCGTACACCCGATAGACGTCGCCCATGGGTTCGTTGGGCATGACCCATCCGAGAACGGAGACCCCGATATGGACGACGAGGAAAGCGATCCACAACAGAGCCCGTCTCGACACGGGCCTCATCCTACGGGGCGCGCCACGGAGCTTCCTGATCAGCGGTGGGCCGCGAGCGTCTCCCCGACCGCCCACGGCAGGTGCTCGGCGACGTCCCCCGCCGTGATCGGACCGCCCCGGCTCCCCCGGCGCGCGGCGGCCAGCGCCCCGGCGTGCCCGTGCAGCCACGCGGCCGCGGCCGCCGCATCCGCGAGACGTGCCGGCGAGGGCTCGCCCGCGACGACCGCCCCCGCGACGACCGCACCGAGCGCACCGGCGAGAACATCCCCCGTTCCGGCGGTGGCGAGCCACGGGACGCCGGACCGGATGCGGCGAAGGCCGCCGTCGGGATCCGCGACGAGCGTCACGGCGCCCTTCAACAGGACGACGGCCCCCATCTCGCGGGCGGTCTGGACTGCCTCCGCCTCCCTGTCGCCGCTCGGCGCGAGCCCGAGGGCGTCACGGAGCCGCGCGAACTCCCGGCCGTGCGGGGTGAGGATCATCGGCGCCGTGGCGCCGGGCGCCAGATCGAGAGCACCCGCGTCGACGACGACGGGCTCGCG is drawn from Microbacterium binotii and contains these coding sequences:
- a CDS encoding MFS transporter; translated protein: MWALLSLAIGSFGIGMTEFTVMGLLPDIAGALLPAQSAADPDAAIAQAGWLISLYALGVVVGAPTIAGLVARFPRHRVMVALALALTVFNALTVIAPNFELVAVSRFLAGLPHGAYFGIGALVAADVLGPGRRAQGVAFVLTGLTVANVVGVPAGTYLGQQFGWRVAFGVVAAIFALATICIALFVPRAPGQPGRTLRAELGVFRIPQVWFTLGIGSIGFGGFFAVYSYVAPLVTEVADAPQAVVPLVLVGMGLGMTVGNLLGGHLSDVNLRRTLLLGLGVLAVSLAVLALTAAWIWALAIMVFVVGAVASALSPAIQTRLMDVAGDNQSIAAALNHSALNIGNSLGAALGGAVIAAGWGFVAPSWVGAALAAAGLAIALTAYGVERRRGVPIVYAHSSTSAS
- the metX gene encoding homoserine O-acetyltransferase MetX, whose protein sequence is MDWQTSEDTVPSAPVTEADARLARGRPPASGAWRDGDPAGDRRFAAFRGFRTENGAVLPVARLAYESWGELSPAGDNAILILHALTGDSHVRGEAGRAHPTDGWWDEIVGPGAAIDTDRWFVVAPNMLGGCQGSTGPATIAPDGTEWGARFPYLTIRDQIAAQALLADELGIGSWRAVVGGSMGGMHALEWGATYPERVERLAVLAAPPLTTADQIALNSVQLEAIRIDPGYAGGDYYDAPAGEGPHRGLALARRMALLNYRSPTELNLRFQRSWQSEVSPLGRGGRFAVESYLDFHGNKFTRRFDANSYLTLVEAMNSHDVGRERGGVEDALGRITARTLVLGIDSDRLFPVEGQHRIAHGIRDTLDGDKAAVITSDYGHDGFLIETDAVAHHLGRLLDA
- a CDS encoding thiamine-binding protein — encoded protein: MLVAFSVAPSGTGRADGSVHDAVAAAVKVVRDSGLPHRTSSMFTEIEGEWDEVFAVVKAATDAVLPFGSRVSLVLKADIRPGYTGELDAKIERLERAIEDAASGDAPSA
- a CDS encoding NAD(P)H-hydrate dehydratase; protein product: MTAIEQDATRTARILRMPTADDDKYSRGVVGLRTGSADYPGAAVLGVSAAWRAGCGMVRYIGPSRAADMVLAHRPETVTAPGRVQAWVIGSGTDAASRDASETEALREVLAGREPVVVDAGALDLAPGATAPMILTPHGREFARLRDALGLAPSGDREAEAVQTAREMGAVVLLKGAVTLVADPDGGLRRIRSGVPWLATAGTGDVLAGALGAVVAGAVVAGEPSPARLADAAAAAAWLHGHAGALAAARRGSRGGPITAGDVAEHLPWAVGETLAAHR